One Littorina saxatilis isolate snail1 linkage group LG1, US_GU_Lsax_2.0, whole genome shotgun sequence genomic window carries:
- the LOC138970981 gene encoding uncharacterized protein yields MCLYIQHPSGEWQAEAIPTGLHCTNYRAEVEALIHAANTISSKVNPDTQVVFLTDALSVLQAVNNNKLPQLTTTLHNIKCLKTVLQWVPSHCGIEGNEQADKMAKLGAEDEQEENPVSSTEMKTIIKSLLKTPQRTTATTNCQDLNR; encoded by the coding sequence ATGTGTCTCTACATCCAACACCCCAGTGGAGAGtggcaagcagaggctataccaactGGCCTCCACTGCACCAACTACAGAGCAGAGGTAGAAGCGCTTATCCACGCAGCCAATACCATCAGCAGCAAGGTCAATCCCGAcacccaagttgtcttcctgactgatgccttgtctgtgctgcaagcagtcaacaacaacaaactgccTCAGCTTACAACGACACTTCATAACATCAAGTGTCTGAAGACTGTATTGCAGTGGGTCCCCTCACACTGCGGGATAGAGGGGAACGAACAAGCGGATAAAATGGCCAAACTGGGTGCGGAGgacgaacaagaagaaaacccaGTGAGCTCCACAGAGATGAAAACCATCATAAAGTCTCTGCTTAAAACCCCCCAACGCACGACAGCTACCACCAACTGTCAAGACCTGAACAGGTAG